A window of the Helianthus annuus cultivar XRQ/B chromosome 4, HanXRQr2.0-SUNRISE, whole genome shotgun sequence genome harbors these coding sequences:
- the LOC110874020 gene encoding uncharacterized protein LOC110874020: protein MARVNDNFVWGMFVLKYGGETRNSQVKAEGGKQIKKNKIALLKKEFDLFDSLKEKIKSHDLELQKQSKMSSSSHHQNVGLYYKGNLPSVKADSSPKTAFSGEKMKETQTTSSSYNSGYHSSSKASSEESEEILFIPRSGEYYSNVAKDKTYVKRLDKIIRDAMTTKLRKRNEERMKKNIENLVDDLKKAAEEVNVEEVKVEKVKDEAEKQIEEAKEKKESSIEVKVESSTDVVDVADKKQQKEADQNQTEVVTNTEVPITEVLNKTKDYENESWSSLTQREEEAAGPCVG from the exons ATGGCTAGGGTTAATGATAATTTCGTTTGGGGAATGTTTGTGCTTAAATATGGTGGAGAAACAAGAAATTCGCAA GTGaaagctgaggggggtaaacagataaagaaaaacaaaatagCATTATTAAAAAAGGAATTCGATCTGTTTGATAGTTTGAAAG AGAAAATTAAAAGTCATGATCTGGAATTgcaaaagcaaagcaagatgagcAGTTCGTCGCATCATCAAAATGTTGGTCTGTACTACAAAGGCAATTTACCTTCGGTGAAAGCTGatagttcaccaaagacagcattcagtggtgagaagatgaaagaaacaCAAACAACCTCATCAAGCTAcaattctggatatcattcatcttcaaaagCAAGTTCTGAAGAATCAGAGGAGATATTGT TTATTCCTCGATCCGGCGAATATTATTCTAATGTTGCAAAGGACAAGACATATGTAAAAAGGCTGGATAAAATCATCAGGGATGCTATGACAACAAAACTAAGGAAGAGGaatgaagaaagaatgaagaagaacaTTGAGAATTTAGTTGATGATTTGAAGAAAGCTGCTGAGGAAGTCAATGTTGAAGAAGTGAAGgttgaaaaagtgaaagatgaaGCTGAGAAA caaaTTGAAGAAGCTAAGGAGAAGAAGGAAAGTTCGATAGAAGTGAAGGTTGAAAGTTCAACAGATGTTGTTGATGTTGCAGATAAGAAGCAGCAGAAAGAAGCTGATCAGAATCAGACAGAAGTTGTAACAAacaccgaggtgccaatcactgag gtgctcaacaaaACCAAAGATTATGAGAAtgaaagttggagcagcctgaCACAACGAGAGGAggaggctgctggaccctgtgttggctga